One stretch of Emys orbicularis isolate rEmyOrb1 chromosome 5, rEmyOrb1.hap1, whole genome shotgun sequence DNA includes these proteins:
- the NPY1R gene encoding neuropeptide Y receptor type 1 — protein MQGMDASSNNMNTSFLSSAGNQSIHLNFSEKNSRIIHFQDQDCHMPLAMVFTLALVYGAVIILGVSGNLALIIIILKQKEMRNVTNILIVNLSFSDLLMTIMCLPFTFVYTLMDHWIFGEAMCKLNPFVQCVSITVSVFSLVLIAIERHQLIINPRGWRPNNRHAYLGVAAIWILAMASSLPFLVYHVLTDEPFKNITIDEYKDKYVCLDLFPSDTIRLSYTTALLVIQYFGPLCFIFICYLKIYIRLKRRNNMMDKMRDNKYRSTETKRINIMLISIVVAFAVCWLPLTIFNTVFDWNHEILPVANCSHNLLFLICHLTAMISTCVNPIFYGFLNKNFQRDLQFFFHFCDFRSRDDDYETIAMSTMHTDISKTSLKQASPVACKKINNDYDEKI, from the exons ATGCAGGGCATGGACGCAAGTTCCAACAACATGAACACATCATTTCTCTCCTCTGCTGGGAATCAGTCCATCCACCTGAACTTTTCAGAGAAGAATTCCAGAATCATACACTTCCAAGATCAAGATTGCCACATGCCATTGGCCATGGTCTTCACCTTGGCTCTGGTTTATGGGGCTGTGATCATTCTTGGTGTTTCTGGAAATCTAGCCTTGATTATCATCATCTTAAAACAGAAGGAGATGCGCAATGTTACCAACATCCTTATTGTCAACCTTTCCTTCTCAGACCTTCTAATGACCATCATGTGTCTCCCCTTCACCTTTGTATACACTTTAATGGACCACTGGATTTTCGGGGAGGCCATGTGCAAGCTGAATCCTTTTGTGCAGTGTGTCTCAATCACAGTCTCGGTTTTCTCTTTGGTCCTCATCGCAATTGAACGCCACCAGCTGATCATCAACCCTCGAGGGTGGAGGCCAAATAACAGACATGCCTACCTAGGGGTTGCTGCCATCTGGATTCTAGCCATGGCTTCCTCCTTGCCTTTCCTGGTTTATCATGTATTAACTGATGAACCCTTCAAAAATATAACAATCGATGAATATAAAGACAAATATGTGTGCTTGGACTTGTTCCCTTCGGACACGATCAGGCTTTCTTATACCACAGCTCTGTTGGTGATACAGTACTTTGGAccactttgttttatatttatttgctACTTAAAG ATATACATACGCTTAAAACGAAGGAACAACATGATGGACAAGATGCGAGACAATAAATACAGATCCACTGAAACCAAAAGGATCAACATCATGCTGATCTCTATTGTGGTTGCATTTGCAGTCTGCTGGCTACCTCttaccatctttaatactgtGTTTGACTGGAATCATGAAATTCTACCTGTTGCCAACTGCAGCCACAATTTGTTGTTCTTGATTTGCCACCTCACAGCCATGATCTCTACCTGTGTGAACCCTATCTTTTATGGATTCCTCAACAAGAACTTCCAGAGGGACTTGcagtttttctttcatttttgtgATTTTCGCTCCAGGGATGATGATTATGAGACTATAGCCATGTCCACCATGCATACAGATATTTCGAAGACCTCTTTGAAGCAAGCAAGCCCAGTagcatgtaaaaaaataaataatgattaTGATGAAAAAATATAA